Below is a genomic region from Gemmatimonadota bacterium.
TCAGGCGCGCAACTGGGTCAACGAAACCCTGCAATATACACACGGATATGGGGTTGCCATGAGCCCGGTTACGCAAGTCACGCCCGAGGGCTTGCCAGAGTTTATGGTCAAGGATATTCCCCCAGTGACCGACGCAGCAGAGCTACAGATTTCTCGCCCAGAAATCTACTATGGCGAACGCACCTACGGCAACGTGGTCGTCAAAACCAGTGCCGAAGAATTTGACTATCCCCAGCGCGATGGCAATGCGTTTACCACCTACGAAGGCAATGGCGGGGTACCCATGGGCAGTTTCATCAACCGTCTGGCATTTACCATTCGCATGATGGATCCCAATTTGCTCTTGAGTAGCTACATCCTATCCGAAAGCAAAATCATGTACCACCGGCAAATCGCCCAACGCGCACGCGAGATCGCGCCTTTCCTCTTCTTCGACTCGGATCCCTATCTCGTTATCTCAGAAGGCCGTCTGTACTGGATCTTAGATGCGTACACAACCACCAACATGTATCCCTATTCCAAACGCATGGGCCGGTCGCAGATCAACTACATCCGCAATTCGGTCAAGGTTGTCATGGATGCTTATCACGGTTCTGTCACCTTTTATCAAGCCGAAGATGAACCCGTGATTGCCGCTTATGCCGCGATATTCCCCACCCTGTTCAAATCAATTGACACCATGCCTGCTGATTTGCGCGCCCATGTGCGGTATCCCGTTGACCTCTTCCGCATTCAAGCGACGATGTATCGCGAATATCACATGCAGGAAGTGCAGGTGTTTTACAACCAGGAAGACCTGTGGGAAATCCCAAATGAAATCTATGGCCAAAACGACCGCACACAGCCGATGGAACCGTACTATATCATCGTCAAATTCCCCGGCGAACAACGCGAAGAATTTCTGCTGCTCGTGCCCTTCACACCCGCCCAAAAGGACAACATGATCGGCTGGCTTGCCGCGCGATGCGACGGGGAAAACTACGGTGACTTGCTGGTCTATCTCCTGCCGAAAGAAAAACTCATCTTCGGTCCCATGCAACTCGAAGCCCGCATCGATCAGCAGCCAGATATATCGAGCCAACTCACCCTGTGGGGACAAGGCGGCTCCGAAGTCATTCGCGGCAACCTTTTGGCCGTACCCATCGAATCATCTTTCCTGTACGTTGAACCCATCTACCTTCAAGCTCGCCAGGAATCCGAGCAATTCCAACAACAGGGCTTTGAAGGCGAAGGCGGTGGACAGCCGCAGCAGGGACAACCACCGCGTCAACTCCAGCAGAGCACGGCCATCCCCGAACTCAAGCAAGTGATCGTCGCATTTGGTGGACAGGTCATCATGCGCGATACATTTGAAGATGCCCTCAACGAATTGTTTGGCTCTGGTGCGGGGAAAACCCTGAAATCTCCAGGTTCCGAAGAAACACCCGCGACCACATCAGAACAACCCGCTGAACGCACCGCAGCAGATTTGGCATCAGAAGCAGATATGCAATTCCAGCGCGTGCGGGAATCGCTTCAAAAATGGGATTGGACAACCGCGGGCGAAGCGATGAAACAACTGGAACAATCGATTCTCGAATTAAAAAAGACACTGGATAAATAATCGTTCCAGTTCATTTCTCCCGATTCAACTATGGATAGACGGTATAATTCTGTCTATCCATAGTTTTTAGGACTTTACAGAAAGGAAAAAAATGGCTGTAAAAGTAGGATTTATCGGAACTGGCGGCATATCGCGCCCCCACCGAAAACATCTCAAAAATATGGATGACGTAGAGGTGGTGGCAATGTGTGACCTCGAAAAAGACCGCGTCGCAGAAGCCGCCGAAGAATGGAATGCGACGGTCTATACAGATTACAAAACAATGCTCGAAAACGAAGAAATGGACGCGCTATACGTATGCATTCCGCCCTTTGCACACGAAGAGCAGGAAATCATGGCCGCTGAAAAAGGCATAGCCCTCTTCGTGGAAAAACCCGTATCTGTCACAATGGAAAAAGCCCGCGAAGTCGATGCCGCCATTCGCAAAAACAACGTCGTATCGTGCGTTGGATTTCAAGGACGCTATTTAGACATTATCGCACAGACAAAAGACCTGCTCAAAGATCGCCCCGTTGGCCTGGCAATGGGATACTGGATGGGAGGAATGCCGCAAGTACCCTGGTGGCGGCGCAAAGAAATGTCGGGTGGCCAGGCCGTTGAGCAAACCATTCACGTCACCGATATGACGCGGTATCTCTTTGGCGAAGTAAAATCCGTCTATGCGGCAGGGCGCACGGGCTTAATGACCGACGTGCCCGACTATAACATCGAAGATAGCAGCGCAGCCACGCTCGTTTTTGAAAATGGTCTGGCCGCCACCATCTTCTCAGCGTGTTTTCTATCGGGAGGACGAGGCAGAGGCGGCATTGACATCTTCACCAAAGACATGAACATCGAATATCGCGAGCGCAGATCCATCACCATCATTCAAAATGGCAATTCAGAACGGGTCGAAGTGCAAAACGATTACTGGCAAGACATGGACAATGACTTTATAGATGCCGTGAGAAAAGGCGACGACTCCGCACTCAAAACCACGTATGCCGATGCCGTCAAAACACAAGAAATCGTCATGGCCGTCAACCGCTCAATAGAAACGGGCGAAGTGGTTCAGATATCGGATATGTGAGGAATCACTGTAAAAACCGCTCGAGGCGATAGCGTCTCAAAAAATCTATTCGAGCACCATCCAAAATCTCAATCGCCGCGCATTCGCCAATTAAAGGCGCGAGCGTAACCCCGCTGTGTGTCACAGACAAATAGAGATTTGGAACCCGTTTGGAAAATCCGAGAATCGGGTGTCCGTCCTCAGGAACAGGACGGCGCCCGCGCCGGACCTCGCGCACGGGCACGCCTTCAATCGCAGGCAAAAAACGCGCCACAGCATCGACCACCCGCTGCACTTCTCGATCATCCTGCCCAAGCGAACCACCATCGTACACCCGACCGTGCGCCCCTCCGTGAAGCATCACCGAACCATTGGGCAACTGCCTGAAATTGGTCTGCGGAGGACAATCGCGGGGCGAATGCACCACCGATGCGTTTTCAAAAACAGGCGGCACAGGCTCTGTCAAAATCGTACATCCAAACGTGTAATACACAGGCACATCAACATCTGCCATTGCCGCGAGACTTGCTGTATCTGCACCCCCTGCAAGCACAACTGCATCACACGCAATCTCTCCCCTGTCCGTCACCACAGCCGCTATATCTGCCCCCGAACGCGCCAGCCCTGTGACGTGTGTCCCCCAAAAAATATCCGCGCCCCATTCCTTTAACCGTTCGACACATGCCCGAACAACAGCCCCTGTATCTGCGTGTCCTTCTATATCCGTATAAGAAGCTGCCGTCACAACGCCGGGCGTCAAACCCGGCTCCAATGATTCAACCTCCTCCCCATTCAACAGACGGATGGGATATCCCCAAGACTGCAAAACGCCCGCGCGCTTCACAATTTCCCGCGCCCCATCATCCGTAGATGCCCACCGCAATTCACCGCCCCATGTCGCGCTTTGCGGTATGCCCAGTCGCTCGACAAATCGCGCCCACATATCCAGCGAGCGCCGGTTGAAAAGGTGATAATGTCTGGGATTTTTATCGCGTGCATTCATCCATGCAAAAGATACAGCCGTTGCCGGCTGAATAGCTGATTTCTTCCTGGGTTCACCCACATCAATCAGCGTGACCTTCGCACCGCGCCTCGCCAGGTGAAATGCGATTGATGCCCCCACAATACCCGCGCCAATCACAGCGATATTTGAAAAATTGTTCATTTCCCTTTCACCCTTATACAGAAAACGGGTTCGCCTTTTGTGGTAAACCCGTAATCTGTTCAGCTATTTAATGCCCATAAATGAACAAAATCCAATTAAAGAAATTGAATATTGTTTTTCATTTCGTCACTGGTCAATTTTTTTTTCTTCGGCCACCAAAGACGCTTCTACTTCTTCTTTGTTCGCGTGGTAATAAGCCAACGCTGCATAGATTTGCGATAGCGTCAAATGCGGATATTGATCTGCAATTTCTTCCGGGCTATACCCTTGTTTATACCACACAACGATTTGATTTACTGTCATGCGCGTACCGTCTATGCGTAAGAGTCCACCACATATATCCGGGTCTTTAACCAGCAAAGTGCCAATTTCTATGCTCATAGTGTTCACCCATAATTTTTTACCGACACAATTGTGATAGCGTGACGTTAATAGCCCAGAGGAGGTTCCTTTAATTTTGTTGTATTATCCCAAACAAGAGGACCCCCCGTGTGCCTAATAGATAAAAACACTCCCATCTGCATTGAAATGGTAAAAAAATCGGCCGGTTATTTATACACCGTTAACTCACCCGCCTTGTAACGTCCCCAGTATTCTTTGAGCACAGCCTTGATCTGTGGGCTTAAAATAACGCCACCGACAATATTCGGAAACGCCATACCCAAAATCATCATGTCTGAAAAATTGAGAACATTTTTTAACGCAGTGACCGATCCGATGAACACAAAGCAAACAAAAATAACCCGATAAGCCAGAATAGATTTCATACCAAAAAGATATTCCCATGCACGCTCGCCGTAATAAGACCAGGAGATCATAGTCGAATACGCAAAAAGCATCACGGCAATCGCGAGCACATAACGCGCCCCAGGAATAAACGAATCAAATGCCGCAGCCGTCATTTTAGCACCAACTACCCAGTCTGACGTACCTTGAAACTCTGCAAGTTGATATGCACCTGTGATCATACAAACCAATGCCGTCATCAAACATATAATAATGGTATCGATAAAAGGCCCGATCATCGCGACCATCCCTTCACGAGCGGGTTCATCGGTTTTGGCTGCCGCGTGGGCAAATGCAGCAGAACCCAATCCCGCCTCATTGGAAAAAGCAGCCCGCTTAACCCCGTTAACCAATACCCCGATAAATCCGCCATACATAGCTTCTGGCGTAAACGCCTGTGAAATAATATTCGCAATAAGCCCGGGAACTTCTGTAATATTCGTCAGAATAATCAAAATTGAGGTCAGAACATATAGTCCACACATAAAGGGCACAATGCGCGACGTTACATTGCCAATGCGCTTGATGCCGCCAATAATGACAATGGCTACAAATGTCGCCATAACAATACCCATTAGCCAGTTATATGTTATAAAGCTCTCAGATACTGTGCTGAGAATTTCAAGGGTCTGGTTGGCTTGAAACATATTGCCGCCACCCAGAGAACCGCCAATCGTCAGAATCGCAAAAATCACAGCGAATGTGCGCCCCAACGGCCTGAGGCCTTTTTCGCCAAGACCGTGTTCCAGATAATACATCGGGCCACCCGACACGCGGCCATCGGGATGGATTTTCCTGTGCATTACCGCCAGCGTACAGGACGCCAGCTTTGAAGCCATGCCAAAAAACGCCATACCAATCATCCAGAAAACCGCACCAGGTCCCCCCAGACTTATCGCAATTGCAACCCCAGCGATATTTCCCAATCCCACAGTCGCAGACAGCGCACTGGTCAGTGCCTTAAAGTGCGAAATTTCGCCAGGATGGTCGGGATGATCGTACCGCCCGCGAATCACGTCAATCGAATGTTTGAAACCACGCAGAGAAATCCAGCCAAAATAAAAAGAGTAATACACGCCACCACCAAACAAGACAACGACAATGAGAGGAATATCTGTACCGAAATCCTGAAATAAAATATTGCCCAAAAACCCGACAACCGTACCCAGGTGTTCATTCAAAGCCATCGTAAATGCTTTAATTCCTCCCGGCGATTCACCCGACGATGCTTCCTGTGCAAATGCATAACCGACTACAGACAGACCCAGAAGCCAGGCAAACCAAAAAAACGTGCGATTCTTGAAAGACATGTAAACTCCTTTGTTTGGTAAGGCACCTGTAAACAGATTTCTCGCTAACAATGGCAAATATAATACAAACAAATTGAGGGGATGTATAGCACTTTTACATCCTCCGTGACTTTATCCTTGCACTTTGCGCTTGCGTTGAGCAGATTAAATATCCGGATAAAACAACCATACGGTACGGAATACGCATGCCAAATTCACTACTCCATCGCTATCTGCCTTTTCTCAACTGGATTGGAGAACTCAAAGACCGGCACATCCTGCGCGCCGATATTATTGCGGGCATCACCTTATCGCTGGTCTTGATCCCACAGGCCATGGCCAATGCCCAACTGGCCGAAATGCCGCCCTACTACGGCTTCTATGCATCCTTTGTACCCATCATTGTCAGCGCCCTCTTCGGGTCTTCTCGCCAACTCTCCACAGGCCCGGTTGCGCTCGTCGCCTTGATGGTCGCCTCTGAATTGGGACAACTCGCAGTTGACGAACAGGCGTATATCGCCTATGCGATCCTGCTGGCTCTCATGGTTGGCCTCTTGCAATTCGGGCTGGGCATATTGCGCCTGGGCGTATTGGTGAACTTTCTCTCACATCCGGTGGTACTCGGTTTTACCAATGCCGCAGCCATCATCATCGGCACATCGCAAATCGACAAATTATTCGGCGTCACCGTAGAACGCGGCGGGGCACATTACGAACGCATGATACGCATGTGGGACGTCATATCAGCGGGCTTTCACTCCCCCACCCTGATCATGGGCCTCTCTGCCATCGCATTATTATTTATCTTGCGCCGCATTAGCCCGCAAATCCCGGGTGTGCTAATTGTCGCCATCTTGACAACAGGCATCTCATGGCTCATCGGATTTGAACAAAATTACGGCGGACAGGTCGTGGGCAACATCCCCGAAGGCATCCCCGCATTTGCACTGCCAGTAATTGACTGGGGTATCGTACCACATATCCTCAGTGCCACCATAACCATCGCACTCATTGGATACCTGGAAACCATTTCAATTGCCAAAGCCATCGCCACGCAAACCCGTCAACGCATTGACGCCAACCAGGAATTGCTCGCACAGGGCTTGAGCAATATCGCTGGCAGTTTTTTTCAGAGTTTTCCCGTCTCCGGATCTTTTGTTCGTTCAACCGTCACATTGCGCGCGGGCGGCCAAACCGGCTTTGCATCTGTCATTGCTGGTTTAGTGGTCATCCTGCTACTCCTTTTCTTCACCCAACTCTTATACCACATGCCCCTATCCACCCTGGCGGCAATCGTCATTGTCTCTGTCACCGCACTAATTAACGTCAAACCCATTGTAAGCGCGTGGAAAGTACACAAACACGACGGCATTGTCGCCATATCGTCATTTGCACTCACCCTCATCTTCGCGCCACACCTCGACCAGGGCATCTTGATCGGTGCGTCCTTATCAATCGCCCTCTATCTCTATCGCACGATGAAACCGCGCGTGGCCTTCCTCGCCCGCCATCCCGACGGTGCGTTTCGAGACGCAGTAGAACACGATCTGGAATTGTGCGATGCAATTGCCACCATCCGATTTGATGGCTCATTGTATTTTGGTAGCGCGGGTGCTTTTGAAGACGCCGTATTGGAACGTATTCGCGATCCCAAATTGCGCTATGTGATTGTCGATGCCGAAGGGATAAATGAGATTGATGCCACGGGAAAGGAAATGCTGATCGGCGTGGTACAGCGGCTCCACGAGACCGGCATTGAAGTACTATTCACGCGTACAAAAAAGCAGATCCTGGACGCACTCAATCGCGCAGGCGTACTCGAAGCAATCGGCCGAGACAGATTTTACGCCACTCTCGACAGCGTATTAGCTCATGTTTGGGAGGCACTGGAAGACCAGTATCCCTGCGACAGATCGTGCCCTGCCGGATGTCCACTTCACCGCCCCAGACCAGATGGAGACGTATTTTATCGCGTATAGAAAATCCGATCCTTTTGAGTGTACAAACTATAACACTATAACAATTTATTACATTGTTCATAAGGAACGAAGTGACCTTCTAATTTGTCTAAAACAATGTAGTTGCAAATGGGTCTGACCCGCTGACTACTGATCATCACGATTCTTACTTGATTTTTTTTTGTAAAATGATAAATTTGGTGGACTAATTTTTGCACCATAACAGATTGTCTCCCTTCAATTTTGGGCAATCTGATTCAATTCCAATACGAAAAGCGCAACTGTCCCTTTCACCACAGGAGGAAGTCTATGAGACGGACGAGTCTATTTTTCTTTTTCTTCATAGCTCTGGCATTCTCAGCCAGTGCTGTTTTTGCCGGATCAACCGGTAAAATTGCCGGAAAGGTCGTGGAGAAATCCACAGGTGAAACCCTGCCCGGTGCCAATGTGGTCATTGAAGGCACCACATTGGGCGCGGTAACAGATCCCGATGGCAATTATTTCATCATCAATGTGCCGCCGGGTTCTTATACCGTCAGTGCGAGTATGGTCGGCTA
It encodes:
- a CDS encoding UPF0182 family protein gives rise to the protein MQRKFLIPTIFVIVIGFAWLSSYYTDWLWFSSLDFQAVFWTTLKARFLSGIFYGLIAAVVIGINLHYVGRFTRSALEADASLYEGEMPGASLLRSNTGYLLIAAVLVLIMGNVGSSQWPTLLRYWYGGSFGTSDPIFGRDVGFYVFDLPFYQFTVGFLIGTVIVSALASGVIYMATGGISLQERIQVMPRPVAHLSALAGLFLLFSAINYYLKIYGLLYSPGDVFFGAGFVDVNVQRWIYWILIIAFVATGIMLLRNIKSREARPLLIGVGVFLIGTIGLGSIPGAIVQKLIVDPTELQRETPYIKNNIDFTRKAYALDRIVEQPFEASENLTAADIAANPLTIRNIRIWDERPMVQTYQQVQEIRPYYVFPSVDVDRYTIDGVYRQVMLSGRELDTNRLPAQARNWVNETLQYTHGYGVAMSPVTQVTPEGLPEFMVKDIPPVTDAAELQISRPEIYYGERTYGNVVVKTSAEEFDYPQRDGNAFTTYEGNGGVPMGSFINRLAFTIRMMDPNLLLSSYILSESKIMYHRQIAQRAREIAPFLFFDSDPYLVISEGRLYWILDAYTTTNMYPYSKRMGRSQINYIRNSVKVVMDAYHGSVTFYQAEDEPVIAAYAAIFPTLFKSIDTMPADLRAHVRYPVDLFRIQATMYREYHMQEVQVFYNQEDLWEIPNEIYGQNDRTQPMEPYYIIVKFPGEQREEFLLLVPFTPAQKDNMIGWLAARCDGENYGDLLVYLLPKEKLIFGPMQLEARIDQQPDISSQLTLWGQGGSEVIRGNLLAVPIESSFLYVEPIYLQARQESEQFQQQGFEGEGGGQPQQGQPPRQLQQSTAIPELKQVIVAFGGQVIMRDTFEDALNELFGSGAGKTLKSPGSEETPATTSEQPAERTAADLASEADMQFQRVRESLQKWDWTTAGEAMKQLEQSILELKKTLDK
- a CDS encoding Gfo/Idh/MocA family oxidoreductase, which gives rise to MAVKVGFIGTGGISRPHRKHLKNMDDVEVVAMCDLEKDRVAEAAEEWNATVYTDYKTMLENEEMDALYVCIPPFAHEEQEIMAAEKGIALFVEKPVSVTMEKAREVDAAIRKNNVVSCVGFQGRYLDIIAQTKDLLKDRPVGLAMGYWMGGMPQVPWWRRKEMSGGQAVEQTIHVTDMTRYLFGEVKSVYAAGRTGLMTDVPDYNIEDSSAATLVFENGLAATIFSACFLSGGRGRGGIDIFTKDMNIEYRERRSITIIQNGNSERVEVQNDYWQDMDNDFIDAVRKGDDSALKTTYADAVKTQEIVMAVNRSIETGEVVQISDM
- a CDS encoding FAD-binding oxidoreductase, whose protein sequence is MNNFSNIAVIGAGIVGASIAFHLARRGAKVTLIDVGEPRKKSAIQPATAVSFAWMNARDKNPRHYHLFNRRSLDMWARFVERLGIPQSATWGGELRWASTDDGAREIVKRAGVLQSWGYPIRLLNGEEVESLEPGLTPGVVTAASYTDIEGHADTGAVVRACVERLKEWGADIFWGTHVTGLARSGADIAAVVTDRGEIACDAVVLAGGADTASLAAMADVDVPVYYTFGCTILTEPVPPVFENASVVHSPRDCPPQTNFRQLPNGSVMLHGGAHGRVYDGGSLGQDDREVQRVVDAVARFLPAIEGVPVREVRRGRRPVPEDGHPILGFSKRVPNLYLSVTHSGVTLAPLIGECAAIEILDGARIDFLRRYRLERFLQ
- a CDS encoding DUF433 domain-containing protein: MSIEIGTLLVKDPDICGGLLRIDGTRMTVNQIVVWYKQGYSPEEIADQYPHLTLSQIYAALAYYHANKEEVEASLVAEEKKIDQ
- a CDS encoding alanine/glycine:cation symporter family protein encodes the protein MSFKNRTFFWFAWLLGLSVVGYAFAQEASSGESPGGIKAFTMALNEHLGTVVGFLGNILFQDFGTDIPLIVVVLFGGGVYYSFYFGWISLRGFKHSIDVIRGRYDHPDHPGEISHFKALTSALSATVGLGNIAGVAIAISLGGPGAVFWMIGMAFFGMASKLASCTLAVMHRKIHPDGRVSGGPMYYLEHGLGEKGLRPLGRTFAVIFAILTIGGSLGGGNMFQANQTLEILSTVSESFITYNWLMGIVMATFVAIVIIGGIKRIGNVTSRIVPFMCGLYVLTSILIILTNITEVPGLIANIISQAFTPEAMYGGFIGVLVNGVKRAAFSNEAGLGSAAFAHAAAKTDEPAREGMVAMIGPFIDTIIICLMTALVCMITGAYQLAEFQGTSDWVVGAKMTAAAFDSFIPGARYVLAIAVMLFAYSTMISWSYYGERAWEYLFGMKSILAYRVIFVCFVFIGSVTALKNVLNFSDMMILGMAFPNIVGGVILSPQIKAVLKEYWGRYKAGELTVYK
- the sulP gene encoding sulfate permease gives rise to the protein MPNSLLHRYLPFLNWIGELKDRHILRADIIAGITLSLVLIPQAMANAQLAEMPPYYGFYASFVPIIVSALFGSSRQLSTGPVALVALMVASELGQLAVDEQAYIAYAILLALMVGLLQFGLGILRLGVLVNFLSHPVVLGFTNAAAIIIGTSQIDKLFGVTVERGGAHYERMIRMWDVISAGFHSPTLIMGLSAIALLFILRRISPQIPGVLIVAILTTGISWLIGFEQNYGGQVVGNIPEGIPAFALPVIDWGIVPHILSATITIALIGYLETISIAKAIATQTRQRIDANQELLAQGLSNIAGSFFQSFPVSGSFVRSTVTLRAGGQTGFASVIAGLVVILLLLFFTQLLYHMPLSTLAAIVIVSVTALINVKPIVSAWKVHKHDGIVAISSFALTLIFAPHLDQGILIGASLSIALYLYRTMKPRVAFLARHPDGAFRDAVEHDLELCDAIATIRFDGSLYFGSAGAFEDAVLERIRDPKLRYVIVDAEGINEIDATGKEMLIGVVQRLHETGIEVLFTRTKKQILDALNRAGVLEAIGRDRFYATLDSVLAHVWEALEDQYPCDRSCPAGCPLHRPRPDGDVFYRV